In Rosa rugosa chromosome 4, drRosRugo1.1, whole genome shotgun sequence, the genomic stretch CAAAATCAAGGATTCGGGGTTTATTTTGGTAAAATATCCAACAAGATTGACTTAACTAGTCGATCAATAATAATTTTCATCTCCATCTTCTAATCAGAGCTATAATCAGATCACGCGTCCTGAAAAGACAATAAACAATACTAAAATCATACGTTTAATATCATTAAATTTTGTTCAGTTACTGATAAAATAAGTTCATAATTTCTCGATCAATAAATTCATACATAAATAGATTCAATTTTGGCTCCAATTTTAAATGCATGCATGCTGTTGCACTTAACCCAAATCCCCTCACATCCATTAAACCTAAACATTTTTCACAAGAGAAAACCTTTTTCATGACCTCTTAGTTTAGGCAAAGCTCATAAGATCCACAACCCTAAAGCTCCAAGCTTTAAACACCCGAACACTAcaggactctctctctctctctctctctctatccacTAAACCAAAAAGAGCCCATATTCCCCACCACACTAGTTATAAAAGGTGGATTTATGATTTTCCCGGGAAATTATTAACCGACTTACCTCTCCTTCCCGGGAAAAATCAACAGTAAAAAAGCTCCCCAGATTCCAAACCCATCAAATCCAACCCATCTCTAACCTCAAAaatctcacacacacacacacaacagaGCCAAGAGAAGCTCTGATCCTCTATGGACGATCctatgctttcttcttcttcttcttcttcttctacgcAGCTCAATCAGCCGCCGCCGACGCCTCTGGCGGTCCAGCCGGAGACGCCGGCCCGGCACATCGAGCGAATGCTGAacgtcaaccaccaccaccgATCGCCGTCGCGGACCATCTACTCCGATAGGTTCATACCCAGCAGATCCGGCTCTAACTTTGGTTTGTTCGACATCAAATCGCCGACGAATTCTCAGTCCGACGAGACCTCCAGCGCCTACACCACGCTCCTACGCGCCGCCCTCTTCGGCCCCGACACCGCCGGAGTGATTCCTCCGGCGACCCCCGATCGGCGGGGGCTGATGAACCCGCCGAACCAGAATATATTCCGGTTCAAGAGCGAGACCCGGCGGTCCATGCACTCGCTGCTGCCGTTTGGGTTTGATGATGACGTGGTCACCGGAGTTCATCATAGTCCGGTGAAGACCCCCAGGAAGGTCCCCAGGTCGCCGTATAAGGTAAAAGCTCTGAGCTTTTTCGGATTTGGGCTTTTTCGGATTTGGGCCTTCTCGGGTTTTATGAATTGCTTGTGGTGTGTTTTGGTTCTTCAGGTTTTGGATGCACCGGCTTTGCAAGACGATTTCTATCTGAATCTGGTGGATTGGTCTTCGCATAATGTATTGGCTGTGGGGTTAGGGAACTGTGTTTATTTGTGGAATGCTTGTAGTAGTAAGGTGAGCTCTTAGCTTTACTGATTTAGATTCTGTGTGCTAGTTTCGACATTGTTTCACAGCCTTTGAGCTTTCTGTGACTGTTTTGATCATCTGGTTGTTTGCTTCTGGTGGTGTATGTATGAAAGTTTGGAACTTTTACTCTTATGACCTGCATTGCATGCTACTTGCAGGTAACTAAGTTATGCGATTTGGGGACTGATGATAGTGTCTGTTCGGTTGGCTGGGCGCAGCGGGGAACTCATCTTGCTGTGGGAACTGGCAATGGGAAAGTCCAAGTAAGAGATAGTTGCATTTAATCGCATCTAATAGACATGTTGTACTGTTAAATGCTTAAACTTGGGATGTGAAAGGACCAAGTTTTTAACTTTAAGATGAAGAATATGGCCTCCAACAACTTCTTGCTTGAAAATACTTATATTAACCAGAAAATTTGTGTAAGATTTTTGTTGTTAGGACATAAGCTAGATGTCTGGCTGCATATAAAATCCCCTGCCTGGACTCCGTAGTAGTATTGCCCCTCACACCAACACATCATATCTAATGTCGCTGGTTCATGATGAGATGCTATGGATTAGTATTAACTCATTGTAGAACCAAAGTATTGTTTTAGATACGACTATCAATAGATCATGTTAAAATTCATCTTGACCATAAACTATCTACAATCAATATGTATTATAGAGAACGAGCTCAGTT encodes the following:
- the LOC133745680 gene encoding B-type cell cycle switch protein ccs52A-like; this translates as MDDPMLSSSSSSSSTQLNQPPPTPLAVQPETPARHIERMLNVNHHHRSPSRTIYSDRFIPSRSGSNFGLFDIKSPTNSQSDETSSAYTTLLRAALFGPDTAGVIPPATPDRRGLMNPPNQNIFRFKSETRRSMHSLLPFGFDDDVVTGVHHSPVKTPRKVPRSPYKVLDAPALQDDFYLNLVDWSSHNVLAVGLGNCVYLWNACSSKVTKLCDLGTDDSVCSVGWAQRGTHLAVGTGNGKVQIWDASRCKRVRTMEGHRLRIGALAWSSSMLSSGSRDKSILQRDIRAQEDFVSKLSGHKSEVCGLKWSYDNRELASGGNDNRLFVWNQHSTQPVLKYCEHTAAVKAIAWSPHLHGLLASGGGTADRCIRFWNTTTNSHLSCMDTGSQVCNLVWSKNVNELVSTHGYSQNQIIVWRYPTMSKLATLTGHTYRVLYLAISPDGQTIVTGAGDETLRFWNVFPSPKSQNTGSEIGASCLGRTIIR